From Antricoccus suffuscus:
GCGGGCAACGTCGCCAACCGAGGCGAACACGGGAAACCCGTGTTCTCGGTAGACCGCACGCCCCTCGGTCGTCTGTTCACGACCCGCGAGCCAGCTGACGAAGACCGGTTTGCCGGCAGTGCGCGAGGCCTCGACCACGGCGTCAGCGAGCCGTGCGCCACGCTCACCGGTCACCATTGTCAGCACCACGCACACCGCGTCCACCGACTCGTCACGCGCGACCGTCTTACACACCTCACCAAATGCAGCTGTGCCATTGGGCTTGTTCAAGATCTGAGCGGTCACGTCGACCGGGTTCGAGGTAGCACCGAAGTCCGGCACGTCTATCTCCAGCGCCGTCTGCGTCACCTCTGCGAGCTCGGGAACGCCGATACCGTTGAGCTCGAAGTGATCGGCCGCAAGAATCCCCGCCCCACCCGACGTCGTCACGATGCCGACCCTCCGGCCCACCATCGGCGTCGTCGAGGCCAGCGCGGCACCAACTGCCAACAACTCGTCGACATCGTCAACGAGGATCACGCCGTACGCCTGCGCGGTGAGCACCAGCGAGATGTCGTCGCCGAGCATTGCACCGGTGTGTGATGCGGCCGCTTTGCGCCCGACACTCGAACGCCCCGAGCGCAGCATCACCAACCGTTTGCCTCGCGAGTGTGCCTTCGCGGCAAGCGCCACGAAGCTCGCGCCGTCGGTGATGCCCTCGGCATACAGCAGGACCACGCGCACACCGTCATCGTCGAGCAGTGCCGTCGCTACCTCGACCAGTGACAGGTCGGCCTGATTCCCGGTACTAGCCCAAGCGGTCAACCCGAGACCCATCTCCGTGGACAGATCCAGCACCGAGCCGCCGATCGCGCCGCTCTGACCGACGTATGCGACTCCACTCGGAGGCGGCAACGGCCGATCCGCCGCGCCGGTGAAGGTCCCGATCAGGCCAGTCTCGTTGTTGATCACGCCTTGACAATTCGGACCAAGGACGCGCACGTTTGCCGCGCGCGCCGCCTCCGCAAGCTCCTGCTGCAGCGCCGCGCCGTCCGGCCCGATCTCGGCGAACCCGGACGCGAACACGACCACGGCCTTCGCTGCGACCTCTCCGGCTTGACGAACGACGTCGACGACACCTGCTGCCGGCACCATGCTCAGCACCAGGTCGACCGGCGCACCGATCGATGCCAGCGATGGGTAGCACTTGAGCCCGCGCAGCTCCTCGTAGTTTGGATTCACCGGATACAGCGCTCCCGCGAATTCGCTGCGCAGCAAGTACTGCAGCGGCCGCGAAGTAAGGCTTACTTCCTTTCCAGATATACCGACGATCGCGATAGAACGCGGGTGGAACAGGGCGGCGAGCAGATCGCCTTCTGCGGACGTAACGGGGCGCGTCTGCGGCACTGAAGCTCCTTGCGCATTGGATCCCGGACTCAGGGACGAGGTAAGCGGCGAGTTAAATTGACATCGATGTCACTATCAACTAAACCTGATGTCGATGTCAATATCGCGTAGACAATGAACTACGTCGTAACCAAATCGATACATCACGACAGCGCAAAATCCACACCAAGGAACGAATGGACCAGGTCGCGAATGATCGACGAGCCGGCGCCATCGGGCGCCACACCCGAACCCAGAACGGCGTTAACGAAAGGCCAGCGCACTCGCTATAACTTGCTCATCTCCGCCGAGTCCGTCTTCGAACGGCTCGGCTTTCTCGACGCGCGGGTAGCGGACATCGCGGCCGAAGCCAAGGTCGCACACGGCACTTTCTATACATACTTCGAGTCGAAGACGGACATCTTCCGCGCGGTGCTCACCGAATTCCTGCCCCCCATTTATCAGAAGAGCGACTATGGGGGCGCCACGAACCCCACGCCGTTTCAGCGCGTCGAGTTTGGGAACAGGCGGTTTCTGGACGTGTATCGCGGCAACTCGAAGATGCTCGCGCTACTCGAGCAGGCCGCAACCTTCGACCCTGAAGTGAAGGTCCTACGCACAAAGCTTCGCCACACTGCCGAACGCCGGATTCGTCGAAACATCATCCGGATGCAGGAAGACAACATCGTCGATCCCGGCCTGGACGCCGAGATCGCCGCAAGCTGCCTCGTTGCGATGGCTACGCATTCGTTCTACACCTGGCTCGTCACGGACAAGCGCGACTACGACATGGAGAGCGCGGTCATCACACTGAGCCGCCTGTGGGGCAACGCCCTCGGGCTCAAGTCCGAAAGTAGCGATCGACCTGAGTACAGGTCAGTGACGAGTACGACCAAGGGGGTAGTTGAATCCCTCGATCTCGACGCTACTTCTTAATCGCCACCCCTCGGAATTGGCGCGACGCATCGGCGTAGATCTCGACGCCCATTGTTTTCTTATTCATCGTGAATGGGGTCGTGAGGTGACACAGTGTGATGTTCGGCGCGACCGCGTCGTACACCGCCTGGTAGAGCTTCTTGTAGGTCGCCGACCGCTCCTCCGTGGTAGCACCGGCCTTCGCCTCGTCGTTCAGGCTGGTGACCTTATCGTCCGAGAAGTTCCCCGGATTGTTGAATCCGCCCTTGATGTAGTAAGACTCGATCTGGATGCTTGGATCAGACTCGGCCTTCTGCTCGAACAGCAGCGCTTCTGCCGTCTTATTGACAGAGAAGTCCTCGGCGAGCTTACCCAGATCCGCAGGAATGATTTCCATCTTCACGCCGATTTCGGCAAGGTTGGCCTGCACGATTTCAGCCATCTGCGTGTAGATATCGGCGCTCGACACCTCAACAGTAAATCCAAAGCCGTTCTTTAGCCCGGCCTTTTCGAGCAAATCCTTCGCCTTCCCCGGGTCGTACGCATAGTCTTCCTCGGTGAGATCAGGGTTCGACGCGTAGTACGACGTCGGATACATCTGAACTCCTGGTTTACAGAAGCCGTCGAGCACCGACGCGATGGCAGAGCGGTCGATAGCATAGTTCAGAGCCTGACGCACTTCAGGCTTGCCAAACTCGGATTTCTCGACGTTGAGGTTGATCGTGTACGACGACAGGCTCGGCGCTTCGCAGACGACGAGGCCGGCCTGTTTTGCCGGCTCGTACATGCTGGCCCGCAAGAACGTCGAGTCGGAGGAGCCACTGATGACCGAGTTCAAGCGCGCGTTGTCGTCGGTGGAGACGAGGTAGACCATTCTCGCGACGTGCAGAGAGTCTGGATCCCAGTACTTATCGACCGCGAGGTATTCGGCGGAGGTCGCCGACGCATACTCGCCCAGCTTGAATGCGCCCGATCCTCCCGTAGGAGTCAGCGCCTGACTGGGATCGTCGAAGACCGCCGGGCTCATCATCATGCCGGCTGAGCTCGCTAGCACTGAGACTAGCGGCGCGGCGCCGTTCGTAGTCTCGATCTTCACCGTGTCGCTGTCCACGACGGTCACACCGGTGACATCCTTGAGAGCAGCTTCGTTCCACGACCCCTTGGCACGATGCCTGTCCAGGTTCGCCTTGACCGACGCCGCATCAAAGGACGTGCCGTCGTGGTAGGTCCAGCCCTGGATCAGGTCCAAGGTCATCGACTTGCCGTCGACGGCCCACTTCTTTGCCAGCATCGGCTCTGGCGAGCCCTCGGCGTTTATCCGCACCAGGCTGTCGTAGATCGGGTACAGGTACATCTGGCTGTTGTTCGTGGTGATTTTGTCCGGATCAAA
This genomic window contains:
- a CDS encoding acetate--CoA ligase family protein; translation: MPQTRPVTSAEGDLLAALFHPRSIAIVGISGKEVSLTSRPLQYLLRSEFAGALYPVNPNYEELRGLKCYPSLASIGAPVDLVLSMVPAAGVVDVVRQAGEVAAKAVVVFASGFAEIGPDGAALQQELAEAARAANVRVLGPNCQGVINNETGLIGTFTGAADRPLPPPSGVAYVGQSGAIGGSVLDLSTEMGLGLTAWASTGNQADLSLVEVATALLDDDGVRVVLLYAEGITDGASFVALAAKAHSRGKRLVMLRSGRSSVGRKAAASHTGAMLGDDISLVLTAQAYGVILVDDVDELLAVGAALASTTPMVGRRVGIVTTSGGAGILAADHFELNGIGVPELAEVTQTALEIDVPDFGATSNPVDVTAQILNKPNGTAAFGEVCKTVARDESVDAVCVVLTMVTGERGARLADAVVEASRTAGKPVFVSWLAGREQTTEGRAVYREHGFPVFASVGDVARTIGHIAPTANDLGVRAVKSAREPEGNAGELRALTEACAAGDAESEDLLDALGIARPRSVLARNAAEAAQAAAEMGGQVVLKVHAPDLAHKSDVGGVVLGVAAEDSGVEYDRLMGIAAANGIDAAGVLVQEMIPTGVELIVGATSTGDGFPATVTVGIGGVTTEIYQDVISQIAPVTAEVARRMLEKLRGWPLLDGFRGAPVADIESAVDAIVAVGRLIEQFADRVIEFEINPLIVAPKGRGACAVDVLISATPA
- a CDS encoding TetR/AcrR family transcriptional regulator — translated: MIDEPAPSGATPEPRTALTKGQRTRYNLLISAESVFERLGFLDARVADIAAEAKVAHGTFYTYFESKTDIFRAVLTEFLPPIYQKSDYGGATNPTPFQRVEFGNRRFLDVYRGNSKMLALLEQAATFDPEVKVLRTKLRHTAERRIRRNIIRMQEDNIVDPGLDAEIAASCLVAMATHSFYTWLVTDKRDYDMESAVITLSRLWGNALGLKSESSDRPEYRSVTSTTKGVVESLDLDATS
- a CDS encoding ABC transporter substrate-binding protein encodes the protein MPRRLTIAAITACLVLATACSSSGKSNTGKAERAAKTSECPAVEKGVVDNTATFTWMYTAGNTSFDPDKITTNNSQMYLYPIYDSLVRINAEGSPEPMLAKKWAVDGKSMTLDLIQGWTYHDGTSFDAASVKANLDRHRAKGSWNEAALKDVTGVTVVDSDTVKIETTNGAAPLVSVLASSAGMMMSPAVFDDPSQALTPTGGSGAFKLGEYASATSAEYLAVDKYWDPDSLHVARMVYLVSTDDNARLNSVISGSSDSTFLRASMYEPAKQAGLVVCEAPSLSSYTINLNVEKSEFGKPEVRQALNYAIDRSAIASVLDGFCKPGVQMYPTSYYASNPDLTEEDYAYDPGKAKDLLEKAGLKNGFGFTVEVSSADIYTQMAEIVQANLAEIGVKMEIIPADLGKLAEDFSVNKTAEALLFEQKAESDPSIQIESYYIKGGFNNPGNFSDDKVTSLNDEAKAGATTEERSATYKKLYQAVYDAVAPNITLCHLTTPFTMNKKTMGVEIYADASRQFRGVAIKK